The nucleotide sequence GGTATTATTGAAGATGTATTGGTGCAAGTGGGATCTTTAATCTTTCCGGTGGATTTTGTGATTCTTAACTTTGAGGCTGATCtagttgttccatttattttgggacgacCCTTCTTAGCAATAGGACAGTCACTTATTGATATGGTAGCTAGAAAATGACAATGCGAGCTCAcgataaagtagaggtttttgatGTGTACAGAGCATTGAAACTACTAGCCATATATGAGGAGTTGTCTTCTATATCGATTGTTGATCTTGCTCTGGATTGGTAGCTGCTTTTGTCTGATGATCCATTAGAGCGAACTTTGATGGATTATGATCTGTATGAAGATGTGGAAGCATTGGAATTGGTCCAGGTTATAAATTTGGCTATAATCGAGACAAACAAAGTATTGATTGAGCCTTTGAATATACCAATTGGTCCACCACGCTCTTaacttggagcttaaggttcttcctcctcacttgcaatatttttttcttggtgatcaagatACCTTACCTGTTATTTTATCTATAGGATTATCAGATGTACAAGTAAAGAAAGCTGTAGCGGTTCTCAAGAGGAGAAGAAAGGCGATTGGCTGGCAGATGTCTGACATTTTAGGAATCAATCCAGCATTTTGCAAGCATAATATTTACATAGAAGAGGGGTACAGACCTAGAGTACAGCAACAACGAAGGTTGAATCCTGTGATGAAGGAAGTGATCAGGAAAGAAGTTATCAAGTGGTtaaatagtggtattgtttatCTAATTTCCGATAGCAAATGGGTGAGTTCGGTGCACTGTGTACCCAAGAAAGAAGGAATGGCAGTAGTGAccaatgatgataatgagttaTTTCCCATATATACAGTGACCGGTtggagaatatgtatagattatcagaTGTTGAATAAAGCAACTCGTAAAGATCACTATTCATTTCCCTTCATTGATCAAATGCTGGATAGATTGGCGGGGCAAGAGTATTATTGTTTTCTGGATGGGTACTCTGTCTACAATCAGATAAGCATAGCATCGGAAGACTAAGAGAAGACCACGGTCACTTGTCCATACGGTACATATGCGTTCAGACGCATGCCCTTCGgcttatgtaatgcacctgctatATTTTAGAGGTGTGTGATGACGATATTTTTAGACATGGTGGAAGAATTtgtggaggtattcatggatgatttctctgtgtatgGTAATTCATTTAAAAAGTTTTTGCAAAATCTCGACAAAGTTCTAGCTCGATGCGAAGAAACAAACTTGATGTTGAATTCAaaaaagtgccattttatggttgaGGAAAGAATTTTCTTAGGCCACAAAGTGTCATGCAAAGGTATGGAAGTGGACAAAGCAAAGGTGGAAGTGATTGAAAAGTTTCCTCATCCAGTCACAGCCAAGGGAGTGCGGAGTTTTTTGGGACATGCTGGGTTCTATAGACaattcattcaagatttctcaaagattgcaagtcCCATGTacaaaatattagaaaaagaagCCAAGTTCGAGTTCGCGGCTAATTTCCATGAAGCTtttgaaaagcttaagaagaagttgaCGGAAGCACCTATTTTGATCACACCAGATTGGGAGTTACCTTTTGAGCTGATGTGTGACGCTAGTGACATTACAGTGGGAGCAGTGTTAGGTCAGAGAAAAGAGAAGGTATTTTGATCGATCTACTATGGTAGCAAGGTGCtgaatgatgctcaagttaaCTACACAGTTACAGAGAAAGACATATTGGATGTGGTATATGCATTCAACAAGTTTCGATCTTACTTAGTTGGTACCAAGGTCATTGTTCATACAGACCATGCTTCCGTTAAGTATCTTGTGAACAAAAAGGATGCAAATCCACGACTAATTAGGTGGATTCttctacttcaagaatttgatcttgaggtgCGAGATAGAAAGAGAGCTGAAAATCAAGTTGCTGATCATTTGTCATGGCTGGAAAATCGAGACCATATTGTGGATGACTTTCTGAGTATTAAGGAAGATTTTTCTGCTGAGAAGTTATTGTCATTAGATGCAGTTGTGTTCCCATGGTATGCTAACATTGTGAACTTGATAGCTTGTGAGGTGTACCCTCCCGAAATCACCatacaacaaagaaagaaattactCCATGATTATCGTGCTTACATTTGGGATGAACAGTACCTTTTCAAGCAGGGTCCAGATGGAGTGATTTGTAGGTATATTTCAGAGGCTGAATTCTCAAAGGTTTTACAAGATTGCCACTCATCTCCATATGGTGGACATTATGGGGGTGAGAGGACTGCAAGAAAAGTGTTGCAATCAGGTTTTTTCTGGATGACTCTATTTAGAGATGCAGTGGCTTTTGTAAAGAATTATGATCAATGTCAAAGGTTGGGTACTATATCTAGGCTTCATGAGATGCCCCTCAATAATATTGTAGAAGTAGAAGtctttgatgtttgggggatCGATTTCATGGTCCCATTCCCACCTTCGAAAGGTAATCTATACATTATTATAGCGGTTTAATATGTCTCTAAATCGGTGAAAGCTATGGCGAGTCCGactaatgatgcaagagtggTGCTGAAGTTTTTGAAgaacatattttccagatttggtacgccaagagcaataattagtgatggaggtacGCACTTTATCAATACCTGGTTCAAAAATCTTCTTGCTAAGTATGGTGTTAGGCACAAGGTTGACACTGTGTACCATCCTCAAACGAGTGAACAAGTAGAGGTATCCAATCGGGAGATTAAGCAAATACTTCAGAAAACCGTGAATGGTCAGAGAAAAGGTTAGGCGGAGAAGCTAGATGATACATTTTGGGCATATAGAACAGCGTACAAGACGCCTATTGGGACATCTCTATATCGCTTGGTGTATGGTAAGGTGTGTCATCTTTCAGTAGAGTTGGAACACTAAGCATATTGGGAACACCAAGCATATTGGGAGGTGAAGAAGCTGAACTTTGAGATGACTGTTGCGGGGGAAAGAAGGTTATTGCAACTGAATAAGCTTGAGGAGTTTAGACTCCACGCCTATGAAAATACCAAGCTTTacaaggaaaagaccaaaagatGGCATGACAAGCAAATTCAAGTTAGGGAATTTGAACCTGgacaacttgtgttgttgtttaatTCACGGCTTAAGTTGTTTCCGGGTAAATTACGAATGAAGTGGTCTAGACCTTTTGAAGTGGAGCGTATGACACCCCATGGAGCTGTGGAGTTATGGAATAAAGAGAAGACAGAGAAGTTCCTTGTGAATAGACAGCGTGTAAAGCATTATTGGGCAGATCATCCGGATAAGCACAAGGAATCCATCACTTTTGCTGATGAATGACGATGAGCTAAGTCGTGCCACAACGTAAAATAAGGCGCTATGTTGGAGGCAACCCGCACATGTATTGTAATAGgtagtttattttttagattgTAAAATCAAAacgaaaagaaaaatacaaaaagatgagttgtgccacgaccaaaactaaggtgcTGAGTGGAAGGCAACCCACTTTTACttacaatttttgttgtttttgtttaagaTTGCAGGGAATTTCAAAGTGAAAATGAGGATATTGCTACAATTGAGGAAAGCAATCAGGTTTGCAAAATAATATGTTTAAGTGGGAATTTTCTCaggtaagaaaaaaatgaaaattacaaaagaaaatctAATTTTGAAGAATGGCACAACGCGGAACTGGGTATTTTgagaattgtcaaattccaggAAGGATCTGCGATTTCCATCGCGATGCGAAGAAGggtaatttgacaattgtcaaattccactAGCCTGTCGCGATTTTCAGCGCGATGCGTAACTtggaaaattgacaattgtcaatttacaaTGTCTTAACGTGAAAGTTAGCGCATCGCGGTAGGTAGTTAAATGGCAATTGGCATTTTCCAGTAGGTCTACACGATACTACCGCATCGTGGAGGGGGTTAAAtcgaaaataaattttgaatttaagctAACCCGACCCGACCCTCCATAAATATCCCctcaaaaccctaaaccctcttaTTTCCCCCTCAAGCGCCGGATTCTCAACCTTTCTCCTAAAACCTtctaaaattttcccaaattctcATCCCTTTTTCAACCTTTAAGGAATAATGGAACCACAACCAAGCAAGGGGAAGGCAAAGGCAATTAGTGGAGTAGTTGATCCTTCACCTAAAcatccgactattagtggagtaggacactaagggcaagcttatggttttTTTACTAGCATGTacgaattctttgttgagagcgAGTGATTTGATGTTGATACTCTTCTATTTTTGCATAGATATCAGTGTGAGTTAATATGGGGAAATTTTCTTGAGTGGGGATGTAGGCAGATGAAAGCCGGGTTACTTATTGagtttctttgattgagtttgccgacatgttagaaattcattattgagacaaaaaaaaattgtactaaATTGTCTCATATTgctaaaaattattttgacaagATGATGTAAGAATACACTAGTACAAAGTGTAAGTACCCATTGCAACATAACTTTGAGATTGTGATGTAAAGAGGAAGTAATAATGTTTTTGAATTCATATGTTCAAGGACGaataaggttttaagtgtggggtggtgatcttgggcatatttgtATGCTCAAAGCACCAATATGAACCAAGATTTAGacttagttcaagaacttttgtatgaattcttaagtataattcagCCTTTATTCTGTTTcgtgcctaatggatatgattagtactttcaggTAAAAAATCATTGAAGAATTGTGTGCATTTGGATACAACGATGATATGGAAGGATTGAAGGAATGCAAGGGAGTGAAATAAAGCTAAAATACAGAAGCTAGAAAGTAGGAATCCTCATTTGAAGACACACCGCGTCGCGCTGACCAACAAAATAGCaatggtcaaattccagtgaaggtcCGCAAAACCACCGCGTCCCAGAGCAGTTCCACTTATCATATTTTGCGACCTGAAAGTTTAGCACGTTGGAGGATGAACATTTCACAATTGACccaatccagtggctcaccgAGATAGTGGTGCGTTGCGGTGAGGGTACATTTTACAATTGTCAAGGAATAATTGAGCTCCAcgattttctagattttaatgaaaaatagcaATTGAAGGCATGGAGCGACGCACCGGGAGGAAGAATCGggaatattttaagtgttttgtcccatctataaaaggaaaaatccaagataatttTGGGGACATTTGGTGAAGCATAGGAGCGGCGGAAAAGcagaaatttctctcttttagggttctaaaacattttttttaaatttctttactGGAAGACTTATTGGGGGTATGAtgtattacttattttggatgatgaattcaaacatgagtagctaaacaccctatttctggggttgaggctaagaagATGATTACTCTTTAATATTcctattcatagtttctttttggattatcatcttgggttgttcttaatttcttgagcttactattttaataattgaccatcattagaataaatctatatttctatatgcatccgggaggagaatcataggatagaacgaagaaatcagggagcaaggttcttattcttttatgaaataaaggatttgaattagcatctaggatagggatatacctagaagccttgcttggttcacttgcaagaagacaacataaatctagaagaattgttgtatctctgcgggagttgtagctacaacattcaatagataaaagatttgaggtcggAAGACCAAGATCATtgcataaaccttgcgaatcatcaacccgataaccaattagaatgtgataagaatagagaattgtatgattgttcgaaataCCTCAACACTGGAATCATCTTCATTATTGATTACAACGGTTGCTTTCTTTGCTTTAGTCGTTactaattatttcttgtttagtaatttatatttcatttatagaATTAAAACCATCTTGATACCCTTAAGCACTTAATACCCAattgtcttaaactaaagattaaataaatttctagtttattgatcctcGTGGGAACGATATCTAACTGTCTAAGTCATTATATGACTTGCACGATcgcgtacacttgcgtgtgcatagAGACACAACATTATGGGAAGATTTGGAGCAAGTTGCCTCTAATACTAGTAATCCATGGCTTGTTGGGggtgattttaatgttattttggatGATTCTGAAAAACTTAGAGGTCTTCCGGTGACACAACAGGAGACTCTTGATTTTGCTCAATGTATGAATAATTGTGTATTGAACGAATTAAGATTCACACGAAGCAGATTCACTTGGTGGAATGGAATAATTCAAGAGGATTGCATTTTTAAGAGGTTAGATAGGTAATTATGAACTTTTACAGGCTATGCCTAATTGTGAAGTGAATCATCTTATCAGGCAAGGTTCTGATCATGCACCACTTCATGTCATTGGAAATACTGTACAGGtacatgtcaaaaaaaaaaatttaggttcttgaacttgtggaccaagcataaatattttCAGGGAATAGTGCAACAAACTTAGAGTGAAAATTTTCAAGGGTCGCCTTTCCAAATAGTGCatgagaaattgaaaaagaagaaatcagTATTTGTTGTCTAGAGTAGGGAGACTTTTGGGGGTATTTTCCAAAAGGTAGAAACTTTGGAGGATGTAATAAAATCAAAGGAAGCATAATTTGAGATACAACCAACTGCAGAAAATAGAGAGAAGTTGAGTAAAGCAGAGGCAGATTTAAAAAGATTgaggaaaataaagaaagagtttTGGAAACAAAAGACAGGGATAAAGTGGTTTACTGATGGGGATAGAAATACtaaattctttcattcttatgtGAAAGGTAGAAGGAGAAGGCTGCAAGTTACAGAAATCCAGACAAGACAGGAGGATATTATCATATCACCACAGAACATTGGGGATGAGGCCATACAGGTCTTCATGGAGCAATTTAAAAAGAACTACGTGACTAATAAATATGAGATGATAGGGTGTATTAACAAAAGTATTATAGATGAGAAAAACAATAGAATGGAAAGCTTACCAAACATAGAGGAAATTAAGaaggttgttttttctttaaatggGGAAAGTGCGGGAGGAAAAGATGGTTTTTTAGGGAATTTTTTTCAGTCTTGCTAGAATACAGTGGGGGAGTATATTACAAATATGGTTAAGGCATTTTTTTATGGAAGTGAGTTACCAAGGTACATCACTCACACAAATCTAGTTCTGATTCCAGAGAAAGAAGTAGTGAGTACTTCTGGTGATCTCAGACCTATCAGTCTTGACACTTTTGTTAATAAAATCATATCCAAATTGATTCATATGAGAATTGTGGAGGTGCTtcctaatattatttctagtaatcAGGCTGTTTTTGTTAAGAGAAGAAgcataaaaaaaaatgttttgcTAGCTCAAGAGATTATTAGGGATATAAATAGAAAGAATAAACTACACAATGTGGTGGTAAGATTGGGTATGGCAAAGGCTTATGATAGAGTTTTCTGAAAGTACTTGGTAGAGATATTGAGAAAATTTGATTTTTCTGAAAGGATAATTGACATGGTAGTCagaattattagtaataattggAATTCAGTGCTTTTGAATGGCCAGTCCTATGGTTTCTTTTAGTCCTCAGGAGGGTTAAAGCAAGGGGATACTCTATCActtatgttgtttattattttagctGAAGTGTTAGCAAGAAGTCTAAATGGCTTGTTTGAGGATCCATATTTTATAGGATATGGAATGCCTAAGTGGAGTCCTGATATTAACCATTTATCATATGCAAATGACACTATTCTCTTTTGCTCTGGACATGCAACattaatgaagaaaatgatgGCAGGTTTGAGAAGATATGAATTTACCTCAGGTCAAATGATTAATCTtgataaaagttttttttatttgcatGATAAGACTCCAATAAATATGGCCAACAATATGAAGAGAATAACTAAGATAAATCAAGGTAAGTTTCCTTTCACTTACTTGGGTTGTCCTATTTTCTAtggtagaaagaataaggcacATTATGAGGAGTTAATGAAGAAGGTGATGAAGAGGTTAAATTCTTGACAAAATAGACTTTTGTCTTATGGGGGAAGGTGCACTCTTATTGCACATATGTTGCAGTCTATGCCCATGTATATTTTATCTACTATGAAccctcctgtaagtgtaattaatcaattacacaagatTTTTGCCAAGTTTTTTTTGACGTAATGCTACTAGATAAAAAACTAAGCATTGGGAGTCTTGGGATCTAATGTGTTATCCAAAAATGAGGGGGGTTTGAATTTTAGATCTTTACATGTGATATGTCCAAGGCACTTTACAAAAATGTGGTGGAATTTTAGAACTTTCACATCTTCTATGTGGAGTTCATTTATGTGGAATAAATACTGCATAAAGTTCCAGCCTTTACTGACTAAGGGAATTGAAGAATCACATGTTTGGAGGAAAATAATTGCTATAAGAGAAGAGGTTGATCATCTCATTTGGTGGCAGGTTACAGTTGGGAACTCAAATTTTTGGTATGATAATTAGACCAACCATGGTGCTTTATATTATGTGGAAGGAGAGATTTTTCAAGATGAAGAAATAGAGGTGAAGCCCTTTATCAGAAATGGAGAGTGGGATAGGCAAAGGTTATTATCAATGTTATCGGAATAGATGGTGGAGCTAATTCTTTAGATAGTAAAGCCTAAGGTTGAAGGGTATCATAATGATAGACCATGGTGGATGGGAAATACAAATGATCAATTTTTGGTGAAATCTACCTGGGagataatcaagaaaaaaaaaagagaaaagaagagattTTGATTATATTTGAAATAAAGGTCTacctttcaaatataatttcttcTTATGGAGAGTATGGCTTAGATGGATCCCTACGGatgataatttgataaaaatgagGATTTATTTGGTATCAAGATGCTAGTATTGTGAGGACAAAAAGGAGGAAATTATGTCACATATTTTAATAACAGCTCCCATAGCTTTAAAGTTGTGAAGGCAGTTTGCTTATTTTGCAAGGACCAGGGTGGACAATGTACAACTTCAACAGATGATTGTGTCATGGTGGACAAAGGAATCAACACTAAAACTCAACAGCATCTGTAAAGCCGTACCATCCATAATCATGTAGACCTTATGGAAAAGGAGAAATTCTCTTTAAAATGGAGGGTTCATTTCTTGTAAGGAGATGATAATACAGATACAAAAAGTGATAAAGAAACTGACCAAGAATCTTTATCCTTGGATAAAACTCTAGAACTGGACATGGCCAGAGGTGATGGACACTATGAGCACATACAAACCACAACTTCATTATCATCAAGTGGTATGAAAAAAGCCTAAGCATTTACAACTAAAATACAATACGGATGGAGCATGTAGAGGAAATTCGGGGATGAGCTCATATGATTTTTACATCAGAGATGAAAGAGGAGACCTGGTATATGCAAGAGCTAAGGGATTGGGACTTGAAAAAAATACAGAAGATGAATCTATTGCTATTAAGGAAGCCATAGAATACTGCCATGACAAACTTTATACAAAGTTCATCATAGAGACAGATTCTCTAAGTCTTAAGCAAGCGATTCTAAGGTAATGGAAAATTCCTTGGGAACTTATTGGTGCCATTGAGGATATTAGGATTCTACTTCAGCAATTACAAGCTACTGTTGCTCATATACTTAGAGAAGGCAACTCAGTGGCTGACTCTTTGGCAAATGAAGTAATAGAGACACAAGACATGCAAGAATACCACTCATACCAACAGCTAACAGTGAAAACCAGGCGGCTTCTAAACATTGACAAGGATCAAATTCCACATATCAGGATCAGGACAAGGACAATAGTTTAGCAATAATCAACATAGTAGCATGCATATGTAAAAATCTAACAGAGTGCAACAGGTAGCAACAATAACAGAGGAAATTAAAGAGCAAAGAAAAAAGGGTTTAACAGTATGCCTGGAAGATCACCAAAAGGGAGGGATAGGGAGATGGTCCAGCATCTGGAAAGATGGTCTTTTGTGGACCCAAGACCACCTAACGAAAAACGAAAGGaagattttagttttgaaaacaTAGAAGAAGATCTTACAAATGCAACATTTCTCACCTGAGAAGAGTGAAGCTGATATTAAGAATTCGACTAAGATTCACCATGGATTTAGCTTGAACACCACCCAAAGAAGAAGGGAACAGAGCTTCGAGTTCCAATGGCAGCAATCAGGGACCACTCTTGAAGATGACAATGTCAAGGAAAAGTGGAAAATGATGTGTATAGTTGTCTTTAAACTTATCTATATTAGACAAAAAGGAGTCTTTTCAGCTCCCTTGTCTTGTGGATCAGCTCTTGGATCCGATTGTGTGTAATTTTAAGCATTTAGGCCCTTTTAAATAAAAAGACCTTAAAggccaccaaaaaaaaaaaaacatcttttatactaataaaaattatttcaagatctaacaaaataaaattaaattatttttttaaaaggagcTCAACTTATTTAAGGTCAAAAGAATCAATTTGTGAATCATGAAAATAACGATCACTATTCAGTGTATATTTTTTAATTCTGTTTTGATTTACAATGAAAGAGGATATAGAGTATTAAAGTGATATGATAAGTTATTAAAATACATAAGTTAggattgtttttctctttttaaagtaAAGAATAAATTTAGTTTGATAATTGAAGAAGAATTgtcatttatcttttattttaattttcttttgaattttaatCATTATTATTTGAATTTCTGTGATATTTTTAGAAGCCCAACAACCACCTCATTAATGTGCCATTTCAGCATTATTAGCAATTAGTTTCTGTAATTACCATTGTGAAAGGCATTACGGAattcccaaaaaaataaaaaaaatccaaaacatttGCAACTCTTGAATAGAAAATCCAAAGATACAACACCGATTCAAAATACGGTAATAACCTCTCTATTTCCTTTTCATAAACAAACTTTTATTTCTCATAAGTCACATCTCACTTTATGAGCATAAATGGCTATAAAAATATCTCACAATTGAGAGAGTTGGGTCGGTTTGATGGAGTGGGTAACATTAATTTAGAGATTAGATTTAATTGAGATAAAATAATGATCGAGTAAGCGCCATATAGGCGGTGTAGGATAATATAAGTGAGGATACGTGATTTAAGACTCAAGgcaaatataaaattaaagtcgAATAACAATgacaaatttatttaaaaagtgagaaaaaattaTGACGAACGTAAATATGATCCTTTTATGAAAGTACACGGACAAATATAAACCTTTATttcatattaaaattatattttcattttaaattatataatagtgACGTTAACTTTCAAATAcaaatcctattattttttat is from Capsicum annuum cultivar UCD-10X-F1 chromosome 5, UCD10Xv1.1, whole genome shotgun sequence and encodes:
- the LOC124898464 gene encoding uncharacterized protein LOC124898464 produces the protein MTVAGERRLLQLNKLEEFRLHAYENTKLYKEKTKRWHDKQIQVREFEPGQLVLLFNSRLKLFPGKLRMKWSRPFEVERMTPHGAVELWNKEKTEKFLVNRQRVKHYWADHPDKHKESITFADE